A DNA window from Limisphaerales bacterium contains the following coding sequences:
- a CDS encoding PQQ-like beta-propeller repeat protein, translating into MRAITFLYGALCAGTLVAADSWWQFRGPHGDGHAKQAALPLNWSETKNVEWKTAIHDRGFSSPVIWGKQVWLTTATADGRKLFGVCVDKDTGKIIYDLHLFDVADPQAITPENTYASPSPVIEKGRVFLHFGTYGTACVETATGKVLWTRRDLNCDHEKGAGPASSPMLFGNTMIVHVDGRDVQYIVALDTATGKTVWKTPRSLNYSKFPVHHRKAYSMPMLVPRGKGQQLVSPAGRGLYAYDPKTGKELWHMRHRGWSVAPRPISGHGLIFATIDRDTPELWAIRPDGNGDITDTHIAWREKRGMPERSSPLLVDDLLYFVNRGGIATCLEAKTGKEVWKERLKGAYSASPIYAKGRIYLFNETGMATILRPGRKFEIITTNALKPQPLLASPAVDGNAFIIRTGGHLYRVENP; encoded by the coding sequence CACGGAGACGGGCATGCGAAGCAGGCGGCGTTGCCATTGAATTGGTCCGAGACGAAAAATGTGGAGTGGAAGACGGCGATCCATGATCGCGGATTTTCTTCGCCGGTGATTTGGGGAAAGCAGGTGTGGCTCACCACCGCCACGGCCGATGGCCGCAAGCTTTTTGGGGTGTGCGTGGACAAGGATACCGGCAAAATCATTTATGACCTGCACCTCTTCGATGTCGCCGATCCACAGGCGATCACACCGGAGAACACCTACGCCTCGCCCTCGCCGGTGATTGAAAAGGGCCGCGTGTTCCTGCACTTCGGCACCTACGGCACGGCGTGTGTGGAGACCGCCACGGGCAAGGTGCTCTGGACGCGGCGCGATTTGAATTGCGACCACGAGAAAGGCGCCGGGCCGGCCAGTTCGCCGATGCTCTTCGGCAACACGATGATCGTGCATGTGGACGGCCGCGATGTGCAGTACATCGTCGCGCTCGACACGGCCACGGGCAAGACGGTCTGGAAAACGCCGCGCTCGCTCAATTACAGCAAGTTTCCCGTGCACCATCGCAAGGCCTACTCAATGCCCATGCTGGTGCCACGCGGTAAAGGGCAGCAGCTCGTCAGCCCTGCCGGCCGTGGCCTGTATGCGTACGACCCGAAGACCGGCAAGGAGCTGTGGCACATGCGCCATCGCGGCTGGTCCGTAGCGCCCCGGCCGATCTCCGGGCACGGCCTTATCTTTGCCACCATTGATCGCGACACGCCTGAACTGTGGGCCATTCGCCCCGATGGTAACGGCGACATCACCGACACCCATATCGCGTGGCGTGAGAAACGCGGCATGCCCGAACGCAGCTCGCCGTTGCTGGTGGACGACCTGCTCTACTTTGTGAACCGCGGCGGCATCGCCACCTGTCTCGAGGCCAAGACTGGTAAGGAGGTTTGGAAGGAACGCCTCAAGGGCGCCTACTCCGCGTCCCCAATTTATGCCAAAGGCCGAATCTATCTCTTCAACGAAACCGGCATGGCCACCATCCTGCGTCCCGGCCGCAAGTTTGAGATCATCACCACCAACGCCCTCAAACCGCAGCCGCTCCTTGCCTCCCCTGCGGTCGATGGAAACGCTTTCATCATCCGCACTGGAGGCCATTTGTATCGCGTTGAAAACCCCTGA
- a CDS encoding DUF1501 domain-containing protein, translating to MTRGLNSSISRRRLLQTGGIGTLGLALPALLRAEDTGKSAKSCIFIHQYGGLSQLDSWDMKPEAPQEIRGPYRPIKTATPGFQICELMPRLAKLSEQYAVIRSMTHKVAEHKLANSMLLAGRENPAADDPCFGAMVAKLRPSQKAIPDHVWLQKFGGGAAPPDHTYLTGGHLGMAYAPMLLGQKHDDNPATPGYRVRAFDSPENITPTQLADRRRLLEATQNLSPVGNTAEFDAFDTHQQRSIDLLNGRSAKNAFNLDREPDRVRDRYGRNPLGQHLLLARRLIEAGTRLVNVAGWTGLGRGEKFVSVETWDMHGNADVGIFENGWNGLPFALPRTDQAVATLLEDLHERGLLDTTLVVLVGEFGRAPKISKGAKRIGRNHWPACYSAMLAGAGIRGGAVYGESDKQAGYVKTNPVTLPDFTATLFTALGINPASRLSPDGFTIPASEGRPIEALF from the coding sequence ATGACTCGCGGATTGAACAGCTCCATTTCCCGACGGCGCCTGTTGCAGACAGGCGGCATTGGAACGCTGGGGTTGGCACTGCCAGCGTTGCTTCGGGCGGAGGACACAGGCAAGTCAGCGAAGTCCTGCATTTTCATTCACCAATACGGCGGGCTCAGCCAGCTGGATTCTTGGGACATGAAACCCGAGGCGCCTCAGGAAATTCGCGGACCGTACCGGCCCATCAAGACCGCCACGCCGGGCTTCCAGATTTGCGAACTGATGCCGCGCCTTGCCAAGCTTTCGGAGCAGTACGCCGTCATCCGCTCCATGACGCACAAGGTGGCCGAGCACAAGCTCGCCAACTCGATGCTCCTGGCCGGACGCGAAAACCCTGCGGCAGACGATCCCTGTTTTGGGGCGATGGTCGCCAAGCTGCGCCCCTCTCAAAAAGCCATTCCGGATCATGTATGGCTCCAGAAATTTGGCGGGGGCGCCGCGCCTCCCGATCATACGTATCTGACAGGCGGCCACCTCGGCATGGCCTACGCCCCGATGCTGCTCGGCCAGAAGCACGATGACAATCCCGCCACACCCGGCTATCGCGTGCGCGCATTCGATTCCCCAGAAAACATCACACCCACCCAACTCGCCGATCGTCGCCGCCTACTCGAAGCTACCCAGAATCTTTCGCCCGTGGGCAACACTGCCGAGTTCGATGCTTTCGATACCCATCAACAACGCTCTATCGACCTTCTCAACGGCCGCTCCGCCAAAAATGCCTTCAACCTTGATCGTGAACCGGACCGTGTCCGCGATCGGTACGGACGTAATCCGCTCGGTCAACATCTACTGCTCGCCCGCCGCCTCATCGAGGCCGGCACGCGACTGGTCAATGTCGCCGGCTGGACCGGACTTGGGCGCGGCGAGAAATTTGTGAGCGTGGAAACGTGGGACATGCACGGCAATGCCGACGTCGGTATTTTTGAGAACGGCTGGAACGGTCTTCCCTTCGCCCTACCTCGCACGGATCAGGCCGTCGCGACGCTACTGGAAGATCTACACGAACGCGGCCTGCTCGACACCACGCTGGTTGTGCTGGTGGGCGAGTTTGGCCGAGCTCCCAAGATCAGCAAGGGCGCCAAGCGCATCGGTCGCAACCACTGGCCGGCCTGCTACTCCGCCATGCTCGCGGGCGCAGGCATTCGGGGTGGCGCGGTGTATGGTGAGTCCGACAAGCAGGCCGGTTACGTAAAAACCAATCCGGTCACCCTGCCTGATTTCACCGCCACTCTCTTCACCGCGCTCGGCATCAACCCCGCCTCACGCCTCTCTCCCGACGGCTTCACCATTCCGGCCAGTGAAGGCCGCCCCATCGAGGCGTTGTTTTAG